CACTAGAGGAAGCCCGGGGACTTCCTAAATATTCTGACCTTTTAGCCTTGAGGTGCTGATGAGAGGGGGCAGCCAGGGTAGAGCGGGTGGCCTAAGGCTTTTCCCTCATGTTCATTCCTGCagtcacatgcaaacacacactccTGGACACGTGTGTCCCAGGGCACCCAGGCGCGGACAGTGGGTTCCCCCATCTCAAACTTGGTGATCCAAGCTACAGCTGTGCCACTTCCCCCAGATTCATCAGTGGACTGGTGACCAGCCAGTTCCCTGACAGCCTAAAGCTTTttgatttggggtggggtggggtgtggggtggggtgaaggcagtacttgtgcttgaactcatagcctgggccttGGCTCGGCTATTTTCCCttgaagactggcactctacctcctgagccatacTTCCCTTTCAAGCTTTGTGCtggctcattagagataagagtctcccaaataTTCCTGCATGGGCTGCCTTCATACACcaacctaagaagctaggattagaggcctcaTCCACCACGCATActtcttagttatttttattccagTTGGTAGGTAGAGAGTCACTGTGTCTAGTTGAACAGGAGGCTTGGAGATGGCCGGTAAAGTGACATTTTTGCCAGGATTTCCCCGTTTGGGGAGCACACTGATTCCGGAGACAAGAGCACAACATGATTCACGACTGCAAACGGAAACATGTATAAACAATCTGGAAATGTGAAAATCTGAGGTCTCTTGAAAGAGACTGTGTTTGTTAGACGTTGGGAGGGATTGTGGGGGAAATGAGTGCACTGGAGAAGCTTGTGAGaaacaaagagggggagagggagtgaaCTCGAGGCAATGCAGATTGCACCACGGGTGTTTCTGGATCTCCTTCACCAGCAGAATACACACTTTAGAAGACGCCTCTCACCTATGTGCCTAGACTTCCCGGGGGAGACAACACAGCCAAAACTGTCACCCTCCACCACTGTCTGTGCCATGTCTTCACTGAGCTGTCCAGAGCAGGCTGGTCCTTCAGGGACAAAGAACTACAAGCCCACGGAAgcccaaggcaagcaagcacttggCTGGAGGAAGCCTGAGGAAAGTGAATCACTTGTCCTGGTAGCCTTTCACCACCAAGGAGTCCAGCTGCACACGGGCGCAGGCGGCCAAGTCTTCTTTGGTTAGTGGCTGGCTCCGGACACTTTGCAGCATCtggtagcctgggcagggagaagAATGGTCAGAGTCCAGGAGCCCAGACAGGAAGCCTGTGGggatggaaggaatgaagggaggggtAGGAGATATTCCATCCCATCCTATGGGTCCCCATTCGgatgccccctccccactttctctctcaatGACTTGATTCCAAATATGGTTAAccctgggcctctgccctccAGGGGGCTTGGGAACATGTGAttctcaggttcctgagcagtCCAAGTCTTTAAGATGCCATGCATGAGCAGCAAGGCTTTGACTGCAAACTAGGTCATCGACGCTTACCTCGAGCTCGATAGTGAAAGTCCTTGTGCTCCAAAAGCCATATCATGCCCATCAGCCattgcctggcccttgggggcccCACCACGGTGACTCGAGTGTGGCCTGTGACGGTGAACCAGGGCTCCAGCTGAATGAGGGTGTGGCTGTGCTCCTCCATGCAGCAAAGATATCTATCCTCCTGCCCTAGGAACAGAAGAGgacaggaagaacaggaaaacCCCAACAGAACTGGGGGTCAGGTGCCCCGATGGTGGGGGCCTAGTATGGATCAAAGAGGGAGCACAGGGAGAGATGGATAGggtgaagacaacagatggcactGGGGTCACCTACCGaaaatctcctcctcctgctcctcttccaggTAGAAAACCAACGGAGCACTGAAATTTTCAGGCTCGGTCCACCATGCTCCCATGCTGAGAGAGCACGTGTCCATGTTGTCCTCTACCCCGGCTTTACTCAGCACGGAGCAAGTCCAAGTAGCTGGGTGTAGAGATGAAGAAGATCCCGAGCTCTGTGTTTTGTATTCTCCCTCAGATAATCCACTCGTCTCCACCCTAGACCCACCCTAGAGAGGCTGAACTAGCCCTCAAGTCCTTCAGAGATAATTCACACAGTCACTGATAATTCAATCTTAGATTCCTCTGCTCTGGATTCAAACCTTTCTGATAAACTAGATAACACAACCCAGGGTTCTGAGGCCTAGAAATGCAAACTTGTCATCACTGTGATTTCACAAAAGATGTACTGAGCATGACCTTGGGTCTTGTGCTGGAAGAGAACTGATTCCAGAATGGCCCTAggagttgatttttctttcctagctactctggatagGGAGCAAGGAGAGTGGAGAATGGAGGGAGCTGGGGCACAATTATCCTGAAACTATCTCAAAGTAAGAGTTAATAAAAGCAAAGCGTTTCGGGTGTGGTACAGTACTAGTGCTGCGAAGTTTCAGTATTGACAgcagataggataggataggataggataggataggataggagaggataggataggataggataggggaagaaggggagaagagaagacagaacAGGACAAGACAATGGGACTGGAAAAGATGGGGGAACAAGGAAGAGGATAGCaaggacaggagagaaaggaaagggaatattgcTTCACTGATGGCATTTGCTTCTTTACTTGAAGGTTTGTGCTTGCGGTCTCCTTCCATGGATTATTTGTTTCTCTACCTAACTGGAGAAATCTCAGTTCATGGTTTACAAGCAGAGTCCTTTCAATTTAGACCCAAATAGCTTCTCTTCTGCAGTAGACAGTGGTCTCCTGAAAGCGTAATTCCTCAGGTCCTACCCATGTGGAGGGTAATACAGATATTTTCAGGCTATTGAAAGCTGAATTATGAAGAATATCctggatttattttttgaatctatgttttctctttctttctagttcttcTAATTATTCACTGAAGACAGTGAGGAATTTGATGGGTTTTCTAAGGACATTCTCCCCTTAATCTTCAACCAGTAGAGGGAGCCCAGGAACTTATGAAATGGTCTGAACTTTTAGCCAGGAGGTGCTGGTGAGATGAGGCAGCCAGAGCAGAGCAGATGGCATAAGGCTGTTACCTTGTGTTCATTCACTGCAGTCACAGGCAAACACACCACTGCAATGACACCGATTTCCTAAGCACCCAGGCTGGAACAGGGAGTTGCCCAACTCTAACTCGGGCAtgcaagccacagctctgccgGTGTGCCCAGATTCCTGGGTGAGCTGATGATCTCCTAGTTCTCTGGAGCCTTTTGAAGTGACCATTTGTCACgtattggggctggaactcagggctgtgcattcagcttttgtgctcaaggccggccctctaccacttgagggacacTTCCACTgtggctggttcactggagagaagagtctcagacgttccagcctgagctggcttcatgtGGAGATgtaagctaggattccaggtgtcagCCCCCAGCAACCGGGTTGTCTATTATATTTATACAAGTTGGTACAAACAGTCACTGTATCCCATTGACTGGGAGACTTGAACATAGCAGTTAAAGGTATGCAAAGTTATGCAAGATAATGAGAGCACATCATACTAGGAACAATCACTTTATAAAGGAGACTTAAACACTCTCAGTACTTACTTGAGCAAATATAATAAGAAGTATATATAATGGGAAATAGAGTACATGAACAAACAAGAATGTAAATGAAAGCAatgttgaatttttgtttttctgcaaacAGAGCCAATGCATTCTTCTCAAGTTTTTAAGGAAGACTAAAACCCTGATCACATATAAGCTTTCAAGTGATTCTCAGTGAATTTCACATGAGGGCAATTCTATCTTCCATCTCTGACTAGAGAGAGCAAATAGGAAGTtaacaatacaaaataagaacaaaaaatggcAAATGGTTCAGaaatatcaagtcatctgaatcTACTCAAAGATGTAATTCACACTAGATTTGGAAATCATCATATAAGAATTCATATATAGGGACATAAACATGAACACAGTGACTAAAGTGTGGTATACACAGAGGAGGTTTCTAATGGATTAACTTCTTAGAAGAAGTAACCTATAGTATAGCAAAGTGAATACAAGGATGCAGATACACGTGCTgttaggaaggagagaggaagagattaaTGGGGAGAAAATACACTGCAGTCACTCAATAGAGTGAGTGCTGTCAAtggagatatatatacatatatatatgtacatacatagttatatagatatgcatttatgtatgtgaaaatggagacaGATCTGGAACAAGAACGCTGTGGAGTTTCAGAGgcccatttctcttttcttgtgtcAGTCAAACCCCCATTATGATGAGATGCCTTCCAGTGACTGACACATGAAAGGAGACATTACTGCAGATGATCACCTGTGAGCACtctatatctctatatctctctatatattcattttacagatgtgtgtgtacatatatacaatatacagaagCGCAGGGGGACTGTGTGGGGTCCACTGGAGGAAGAGTAAGCTTAGGAAGAGGaccccaggaagtgacctcatCCTTGACAGAAGACCAAAGAGAACTTGGAACCCAGGTCTCCAGGCAGCCACATTCCAGACACAAATCGCAAAGGTGCCTGGAGGTAGCCAGAAAAGAGCCATGTTTTCCTGTTGTTGGCGAGTTTCCACTGGCTCTGAGTCCAGGAGACCCTGCAGGGAGCGCCTGGTGGACACCTGCAGACACTGGACCAACCCACGCCCCAGACCCCACGCCCAAGCTGGACCCAGAAGAACCTTCTGGCACTTCCTCTGGAGAGGCCGGCAGGTGGCATCTGGCAGCCCAGAGCAGGATGGCAGGGATGGGGACACTGCGGTGACTCCTGCAAGCCAACCCCAGTTGCCAAGTGCGGGGTGCGCTCGGTGCACAGTGCCCACGAAACTGAAGATCAAAGAGCCAGAACAATCGGGTCGGCTCCTAGACGAGGACTTGTCCTCTGCAACCTTGACAGGCTCTGCTGAACTTGAATCAAGACAGGAGGACCCAGGACTCAGCTGTACAGCCAGGAAGCTGTCCTTGTCCTCTGCAACCAACGCAGGCTCTGCTGCAACGGAGTCACATGAAGAAGACCCAGGATTCAGCAAAGATGACTGCCAGCTCTCCTCATCCTCAGCAACCAagacaggctctcccatacctgaatCCGATGATGAACACACAGAACACAGCAGTGCTGACTGCGAGCTGTCCTCTTCCTCAGCAACcgagacaggctctcccatacctgaatCCCATGATGAACACCCTGAACACAGCACTGCTGCCAGTGAGCTGTCCTCGTCCTCTGCAACcgagacaggctctcccatacctgacTCACATGAAGAACACCCAGGAATCAGCAATGATGATTGCCAGCTGTCCTCATCCTCAGCAACtgagacaggctctcccatacctgaatCCGATGACGAACACCCTGGACACAGCAGTGGTGACTGCGAGCTGAATTCGTCCTCTGCAACCGGGACAGGATCGCCCATACCTGACTCAAATGAGGAAGAGCCAGAAATCAGCAATGATGACTGTGAGCTGTCCTCCTCCTCTGCAAGTGGGACAGGATCTCCTGTCACTGACTCAGGACATGATGAACTCGGACTCAGGTTTTCTGACTGGGAGCTGTCTGTGTCCTCTGCAACCGGGACAGGCTCTCCAGCCCTTCAGTCTGAGGACGAAGAAGCTCGACTCGGCTTTGCCGACTGCGAGCTGTCCAGCAGTTCTACCCTGGACTGCTTCccatcagaggaggaaggggaggaacgagCACAAGACACAGTGCTGTGGCAtcaggagctgtctctgagcaatgCTTGTGCCGAAAACCCCCTTCCTCCAGTGGCGGATGTGTGAAGAGCAAGGCCACACCATTCAGCTCCACGATGCCCCTGACACTTAGGACAAATGGACTCCAACCTGTGCCTGTCTTCTCTGCGCCAGAGATCCCACAGGCTCTGCATATCTTTTCTGATATGGACCCACCTTTATGTGGAGAGGGCAACTTAGCTGCAGCACATGCACCCCAGTGTGCTTCCACTAACACTGCGGGCACAATTTGGTTTGTGGACTCAGGAAGTCCAGAGCTCCACTGAGCGCCAGCTCAAACACTTAGAGAAATCCTTTCCCTCCCTTGAAAGACATCcgcttttgtctttatttcaccTTCGTGTTATGTacctttcaatatattttaataaatagttaTTGTTATTCCTTTCAGGTACATCATTCAAGGCACTAACTCAGTGCCCGATTTGAGAACCATGAGCTCCACCAGCTGACTCCGCAGAGCCCGTGGTCCTGAGGGGAGGAGGCTCACAGCGCCCTagaggaagtggggggaaggCCCTGGTGTGCAGGGAGCAGGTTAAGGTCAGCGCAGTGGCCAAGTGTACAGCCTTGTGTGGGTACAGCTGTGTCTGAGGCAGGGCCAAGAATATTTGAGGGACATAGACTCTGTGGGTAGTAACACATTTACAGTAGACAGCTGTTACCAGCTGTGCATCTGCGCGATGGAACCTCATCCTAACCCAGGGTtgggagagggcaaaaaacaaaacaaaacaaaacaaaacaaaatacagtgcTGCGTGGATCGCTTGTCTGCCATGAGCCAAGGCTGTGTGCAGGCAAAGGGGAAGGGGCATTGAGGACCGAGGGGGCGGTGCCAGCTCTTCCCCGGGACATTGGGTTTCTGGCGGCTGAGTTGAGAGACTTCAGAGGTGGCCATCACTTTGGGCTGTGTGAACTCAGCCGCCCGGTGACCATGGGGAGGCAGCCGGGAGTCATGAGGGGCACAGTGGAGGGCTGTCCAGAGCAGAGGCTGCTCAGTGTGCAGGGAGACCGTTTCTGAGGCCCAGGGGCCAGCTGTGGGGTTCCTGGGGCTGAGGTAGCAGCGGCTGAGTCTCAGGTCAATCACAGGTGCTGCACTGCAGTGTTAGGAGCACAGcgctctttctcctccctggccACCCTGTCAGCCAGGCCCACAGCCAGCCCCACTCCTGCTTTCCAGC
The Perognathus longimembris pacificus isolate PPM17 unplaced genomic scaffold, ASM2315922v1 HiC_scaffold_4315, whole genome shotgun sequence DNA segment above includes these coding regions:
- the LOC125344793 gene encoding putative KHDC1-like protein — translated: MDTCSLSMGAWWTEPENFSAPLVFYLEEEQEEEIFGQEDRYLCCMEEHSHTLIQLEPWFTVTGHTRVTVVGPPRARQWLMGMIWLLEHKDFHYRARGYQMLQSVRSQPLTKEDLAACARVQLDSLVVKGYQDK